One window from the genome of Plasmodium reichenowi strain SY57 chromosome 8, whole genome shotgun sequence encodes:
- a CDS encoding serine/threonine protein phosphatase 2B catalytic subunit A, putative has product MEPLPDPKNDRQVKDVEPPPAKPLSLELLYPNGTEEPPDYKALRDHLKKEGRIRKEDCLDIIKKVIDIVSNEPNLLRLKDPITIVGDIHGQYYDLLKLLEVGGNPDHTQFLFLGDYVDRGSFSIEVLLLLYALKINFPDRIWLIRGNHECRQMTTFFNFRDECEYKYDIVVYYAFMESFDTIPLSAVINGKFLGVHGGLSPDLILLNQICSFTRFQEPPRSGIFCDILWSDPIDEDKEEHTIQTESYFPNDIRGCSYFFGYNAATTFLEKNGLLSIIRAHEAQLEGYKMHQTNLKTGFPIVITIFSAPNYCDVYNNKGAVLKFDSNTLNIQQFSFSPHPYHLPNFMNLFTWSLPFVSEKVTEMLYSLLNCSMNDTDEGINDIVLPKEVIQILNYIEENNKRINEMNFNNNDDNVEYEDNGQYANQSNNNNNNNKDNNFDDITYDDHKKEKDKRNKISSNGNMQDNNQLYDHSEGHNNYNDEDEFFKNVKKTDTNNNNNNNNNEEEEEDGRKNKDVGQVSKERTDTLRKKVQSVGRLMRVFRTLRKENELIVQLKGCSPGYRIPVGLLLSGKEGLENELEKFTKVKEIDSINEKRPSNE; this is encoded by the coding sequence CCGTTAAGCTTAGAACTACTATATCCAAACGGAACGGAAGAGCCACCAGATTATAAGGCTCTAAGAgatcatttaaaaaaagaggGTCGCATAAGAAAAGAAGATTGTttagatataataaagaaggTGATAGATATAGTAAGCAATGAACCGAATTTATTAAGGTTAAAGGACCCAATAACAATCGTTGGAGATATTCATGGTCaatattatgatttattaaaattattgGAAGTCGGAGGCAATCCTGATCATACtcaatttttatttttaggAGATTATGTCGATAGGGGTTCTTTTAGTATAgaagtattattattattatatgctttaaaaataaatttccCTGATCGCATATGGTTAATACGAGGAAATCATGAATGTCGTCAAATGacaacattttttaattttagAGATGAATGTGAATATAAGTATGATATAGTAGTATATTATGCTTTTATGGAATCTTTTGATACAATTCCTTTATCAGCTGTAATAAATGGTAAATTTTTAGGAGTTCATGGTGGTTTATCTCCTGATTTAATATTACTGAATCAAATATGTTCATTTACTCGATTTCAAGAACCTCCACGTTCAGGAATTTTCTGTGACATATTATGGTCAGATCCTATTGATGAAGATAAAGAAGAGCATACCATACAAACTGAATCTTATTTTCCTAATGACATAAGAGGATGTAGTTATTTTTTTGGATACAATGCAGCAACAACatttttagaaaaaaatggtTTATTATCAATAATACGAGCCCACGAAGCTCAACTTGAAGGATACAAAATGCATCAGACAAATTTAAAGACTGGTTTTCCCATAGTTATAACTATATTTTCAGCTCCTAATTATTGTGatgtttataataacaaagGTGCGGTTTTAAAATTCGATAGTAACacattaaatatacaacAGTTTAGTTTTTCACCTCATCCTTACCATTTACCTAATTTTATGAATTTATTTACATGGTCCTTACCATTTGTAAGCGAAAAAGTTACAGAAATGTTGTATTCTCTTTTAAATTGTAGTATGAATGATACGGATGAAGGTATAAACGATATCGTTTTACCTAAAGAAGTAATacaaattttaaattatattgaagaaaataataaaagaattaatgAGATGAATTTTAATAACAACGATGATAATGTAGAATATGAAGATAATGGTCAATATGCAAATcaaagtaataataataataataataataaggataACAATTTTGATGATATTACTTATGATGATCATAAAAAAGAGAAAGacaaaagaaataaaatatccTCAAATGGTAACATGCAAGATAATAATCAATTATATGATCATTCAGAAGgacataataattataatgatgaagatgaaTTCTTcaaaaatgttaaaaagacagatacaaataataataataataataataataatgaggAGGAGGAGGAGGAtggaagaaaaaataaagatgtAGGACAAGTATCTAAAGAAAGAACGGATACTCTAAGAAAAAAAGTACAATCGGTAGGTAGACTAATGAGAGTTTTTAGAACCTTAAGGaaagaaaatgaattaaTTGTGCAACTTAAAGGATGTAGTCCTGGTTATAGAATACCTGTAGGGTTATTATTAAGTGGAAAAGAGGGATTGGAAAATGAGCTGGAAAAATTTACAAAGGTTAAAGAAATTGATAGTATTAATGAAAAGAGGCCATCCAAcgaataa
- a CDS encoding hypothetical protein (conserved Plasmodium protein, unknown function), whose amino-acid sequence MNNQKRYEYSPLEEIILPKKIKNVQFCEDIEEDHKNEINANRNINKIKDELLNTNISLDTCQKHKDYYFNTKNTKNIQNYFFFYDYRKCIYNVDGKIYIQNNPFNILSDNKKRDERLSKNIKVENYNTFEYAYNI is encoded by the exons atgaataatcAAAAGAGATATGAATACTCGCCTCTTGAAGAAATAATTCTTCcaaagaaaataaaaaatgtacaaTTTTGTGAAGATATAGAAGAAGatcataaaaatgaaataaatgctaatagaaatattaacaaaattaAAGATGAACTATTAAATACAAACATCTCATTAGATACTTGTCAAAAACATAAggattattattttaatacaaaaaatacaaaaaatatacaaaattattttttcttctatgATTATAGAAAGTGTATATATAACGTAGATgggaaaatatatatacagaATAATCCATTCAACATATTAA gtgataataaaaaacgTGATGAAAGGTTAAgcaaaaatataaaagtgGAAAATTACAACACATTTGAATATgcttataatatatag
- a CDS encoding peptidyl-prolyl cis-trans isomerase yields the protein MKKKKYVYLEFSINRITLGKVYFELFNDEEIKKSVDNFLSLCKGQDYHSIYSNDILSYKYCKIERIKKGKCIKSGYLRNKININDDKTYYYNNNNNNYGGDDGDCNSIDNIYNSLKNKMKNSKKNKYEKVECIYGNYYNKEYSKRKHTCAGLLTIVQVQDKKYSSIFKITLNKTHTYNNKNIIIGQVIKNMHILRAIEMLPTCNNGNPKVLLYISDCNVVNEAFFKKEKISSRQRYINNMFKMAAQQSLQNGLLKDNNNDDDDNNNDDDNNNNDDDNNNNDDDNIINNHDLLYEQQTYNHSYDNYTIGNQSHDKFKNEHINEKQRGIILLNKIFQQIDDHVKNKHRIVHYDNKNKITDQENNLKEKNEKDNTLHEGNVKSDYFHTKQTDRQKYNSFKENDEKDNQNEKHLSCLMSEKYHLSSSLNNHEKNLKKHMTDRERKLLDIQMKINQSKICNHMEIKKEKMYEERPGLINTHRFDEYIKYKYEKNVSITDVHPKGKKKKETQEGIGCLLDEQKEDIINTANSSTNNNTYVDDDHNNNKRNKLYNTSAFHVRKIMHKKNKKKDDTYELENDTNLYKKIKFNFSINRRIYDEKKKIHGSNFYNINLLNHENTKANEYDKNKVVEFCKKQEELRSKISRKRKEKEGIFKNYINQRNKIYNKKLDRYFNKHTLEIRRKLENPS from the coding sequence atgaaaaagaaaaagtaTGTTTATCTAGAATTCAGCATCAACCGTATTACGCTTGGGAAAGtttattttgaattatttaatgatgaggaaataaaaaaatctgttgataattttttaagtCTATGTAAAGGCCAAGATTATCACAGTATATATTCGAATGACATCTTAAGTTATAAATATTGCAAGATCGagagaataaaaaaagggAAATGTATAAAGAGTGGAtatttaagaaataaaataaatataaacgATGATAAAAcgtattattataataataataataataattatggTGGTGATGATGGTGACTGTAATTCtatagataatatatataattcattaaaaaataaaatgaaaaattccaaaaaaaataaatatgaaaaagtagaatgtatatatgggaattattataataaagaatatagTAAAAGAAAACATACATGTGCTGGTTTATTAACGATCGTGCAAGTAcaagataaaaaatattcgtctatatttaaaataacattaaataaaacacatacatataataataaaaatattatcataggacaagttattaaaaatatgcatatattaAGAGCTATAGAAATGTTACCAACATGTAATAATGGAAACCCAAAAGttctattatatatttctgATTGCAACGTGGTAAATGAAGCattctttaaaaaagaaaaaatatccTCAAGGCAAAGGTATATTAATAACATGTTTAAGATGGCAGCCCAACAATCTCTACAAAATGgtttattaaaagataataataatgatgatgatgataataataatgatgatgataataataataatgatgatgataataataataatgatgatgataatattattaataatcATGATTTACTATACGAACAACAAACATATAATCATTCTTATGATAACTACACTATAGGAAACCAATCTCATGACAAATTTAAGAATGAACATATTAATGAGAAACAAAGAGGAATTATATtgttaaataaaatatttcaacAAATAGATGATCatgttaaaaataaacacaGAATTGTAcattatgataataaaaacaaaattacGGATCaggaaaataatttaaaggaaaaaaaCGAAAAAGATAATACTCTTCATGAGGGGAATGTGAAGAGTGATTATTTTCATACAAAACAAACGGATCGTCAAAAGTATAACTcttttaaagaaaatgatgaaaaagataatcaaaatgaaaaacACTTATCTTGTCTTATGTCCGAAAAGTATCACCTATCATCATCATTGAATAATCATGAAAAGAATCTTAAAAAACACATGACGGACAGGGAAAGGAAATTACTAGACatacaaatgaaaattaACCAATCTAAAATATGTAATCACATggaaattaaaaaagaaaaaatgtatGAGGAGAGGCCAGGTCTAATAAACACTCATCGTTTTGATGAGTACatcaaatataaatatgagAAAAATGTTAGTATAACAGATGTACATCcgaaaggaaaaaaaaagaaagagaCCCAGGAAGGTATAGGGTGTTTACTAGATGAACAGAAGgaagatattataaatactGCAAATAGTAgtacaaataataatacatatgttgatgatgatcataataataataaacgAAATAAACTCTATAATACTAGCGCATTTCACGTTAGAAAAATAAtgcataaaaaaaataagaaaaaagacGATACATACGAACTCGAAAATGATACGaatttatacaaaaaaataaaatttaatttctCGATAAACAGAAGAATATATgatgagaaaaaaaaaatacatgGCTCAAATttctataatataaatttattaaatcatgaaaatacaaaagctaatgaatatgataaaaataaagttgttgaattttgtaaaaaacAAGAAGAGTTAAGAAGTAAAATCAGtaggaaaagaaaagaaaaagaaggaatcttcaaaaattatattaatcaaagaaataaaatatataataaaaagttGGATCgatattttaataaacaTACACTTGAAATTAGAAGGAAACTTGAAAACCcatcataa
- a CDS encoding hypothetical protein (conserved Plasmodium protein, unknown function), translating to MNYDEDIKRRKKKKTEKLKNTKESLSLYGSNNKNILSIKNNKLLKDKKNKIKVQKMKNKYDKDDGTIEHKKGNKIISSDDKFDEDITNLNIEKNMKKTKKSKKTKKSKKLKKSKKCMKDTMIKKNKKKIKNRNYEKDKNYIGVVMDEDEIIIDNEERIIENINNVEHDHVPYTNGFDKSDEEYSSVNFMKFLKNCNDKEREVNKKKKKKKKSSDDKHKNDGDDNDDDNGDDNGDDNDDDNGDDNGDDDNNYNGDNNIKKKKKKNLVHSGDEDDHHVDDDSSSVQDAYQYYALKDDMYKLSNENKEKIEFADLMYSNNNFFGQGLQKDLDFLEKEQNKKKGKKRLTFIEEQKFNTTVGYIQNVKLLNKMNKAYNVIQNSSKVEFGRQKEKRGNQGEDFVNKRLIKRFLKRKEKIQPEMYDEHEERGHVNDDNNDNIINNNMLKRHKVDQTHLNGYAEQNDVYNKKEKKIIKREHKKEEDFTIYNFEEEIKMNLLKSKMLHISDDLLRNEKEKKREELKKIAQLKLLLSIENRKNYYKKKIKSKSYRKYLRIKEKKEEEKIMKKLYCEHPDLVKDIMNYEKEYAEKRNLLNNIKKRKTIKTLNRYKNEQLKKEILKSIQTNKEEKNMLKKIIEKTALTEQTNEDNNMMIHDDDDDDDNMSDDSNEISSKYDDNMNYSDKYSNNNIKNDDDLYDKKRKKKIYDEFEKRNLLRFSFVKNAEENKRNDEMYNRRKDILKKLENRNKKIMDNTYEDNNNNKNNIDEDINSLDSFSSDEIIRNDEESHILFSNNKLSDYSHKELSKAKKELKNDIDFVNSLKKTDILHIDDVKHVEDITDVINGYDEEDNVNNDNVNNDNVNNNKEMKLLDDITSADTNISPNEYLKGDVKDKENIEVGSKTKKKKSQSNNTSSSNISNNNLDVEGDNEKKKKKKVIENNVKTIDEVNNENILQSYCKNINVYNFENNIYEDYINPKNDDIKEDEELYELSEDEKIKDIEVNKKEWCNYNTLLELEKNKMIKEKEIIETKKNKPLHTITLHNKKDKKFDKYYVDKIPYPYDKNGYEKTLNININKEINDLSAYKQLIAPQYSNKVGNVISPLIKNPFELANIFTLKRKNQKSKL from the coding sequence ATGAATTATGatgaagatataaaaagaagaaaaaaaaaaaaaacagaaaaattaaaaaatactAAGGAATCGTTAAGTTTATATGGATCAAAcaataagaatattttatctatcaaaaataacaaattgttaaaagataaaaaaaataaaatcaaagttcaaaaaatgaaaaataaatatgataaagaTGATGGTACTATAGAACACAAGAAGGGTAACAAAATTATCTCTTCTGATGATAAATTCGATGAGGACATAacaaatttaaatattgaaaaaaatatgaaaaaaacaaaaaaatcaaaaaaaacaaaaaaatcaaaaaaattaaaaaaatcaaaaaagTGTATGAAAGACACAATGATcaaaaagaataaaaaaaaaattaaaaatcgaaattatgaaaaggataaaaattatataggTGTAGTTATGGATGAagatgaaataataatagataATGAAGAAAGGATTATAGAAAACATTAATAATGTGGAGCATGACCATGTGCCTTATACAAATGGTTTTGATAAAAGTGATGAGGAATATTCATCTGTAAACTTTATGaagtttttaaaaaattgtaaCGATAAAGAGAGGGaagtaaataaaaagaaaaagaagaaaaaaaaatcgAGCGATGACAAGCACAAAAATGATggtgatgataatgatgatgataatggtgatgataatggtgatgataatgatgatgataatggtgatgataatggtgatgatgataataattacaatggtgataataatattaagaagaagaagaaaaagaatcTTGTCCATTCTGGAGACGAAGATGATCATCATGTTGATGATGATAGTAGTAGTGTGCAAGACGCATATCAATACTATGCCTTAAAAGACGATATGTACAAACTAAGCAACGaaaacaaagaaaaaatcGAATTTGCTGACCTAATgtattcaaataataatttctttgGACAAGGTCTACAAAAAGATTTAGATTTTTTAGAGAAggaacaaaataaaaagaaaggAAAGAAACGCTTAACCTTTATAGAAGAACAAAAGTTTAATACAACAGTAGGATATATTCAGAatgtaaaattattaaataaaatgaacaaGGCTTATAATGTCATACAAAACTCTAGCAAGGTTGAATTTGGACgacaaaaagaaaaaagagGAAATCAAGGTGAGGATTTTGTAAACAAGAGATTAATTAAAAGATTTTTAAAAAGGAAAGAAAAGATACAGCCTGAAATGTATGATGAACATGAAGAACGTGGTCATgtaaatgatgataataatgataatattattaataataatatgttgAAAAGGCACAAAGTTGATCAGACTCATTTAAATGGATATGCTGAACAAAATGACgtttataataaaaaggaaaagaaaataataaagagaGAGCATAAGAAGGAAGAGGACTTTACTATATACAATTTTGAGgaggaaataaaaatgaatttacTTAAATCTAAAATGTTACATATATCAGATGACTTATTAAGAAATGAGAAAGAAAAGAAACGTGAAGAGCTAAAGAAAATTGCTCAATTAAAacttttattatctataGAAAATAgaaagaattattataagaaaaaaataaaatctaaatcatatagaaaatatttaaggattaaagaaaaaaaagaagaagaaaaaattatgaagaAGTTATATTGTGAGCACCCAGATTTGGTTAAAGATATAATGAACtatgaaaaagaatatgctgaaaaaagaaatctattaaataatataaaaaaaagaaaaacaataaaaacACTTAATcgttataaaaatgaacaattgaaaaaagaaatcTTGAAAAGTATACAAActaataaagaagaaaaaaatatgttaaagaaaattatagaaaaaaCAGCTTTAACCGAACAAACtaatgaagataataatatgatgatacatgatgatgatgatgatgatgataacaTGTCAGACGATAGTAATGAAATATCTTCAAAgtatgatgataatatgaattattcggataaatattcaaataataatataaaaaatgatgacGATTTgtatgataaaaaaagaaaaaaaaaaatatatgatgaatttgaaaaaagaaatttgTTAAGATTTTCGTTTGTTAAGAATGctgaagaaaataaaagaaatgatGAAATGTATAATAGGAGAAaggatatattaaaaaaattggaaaacagaaataaaaagattatggataatacatatgaagataataataataataaaaataatattgatgaAGATATTAATTCGTTGGATTCCTTTTCGTCAGATGAAATAATAAGGAATGACGAAGAGAGccatattttattttctaataaTAAACTTTCTGATTATAGTCATAAAGAATTATCGAAAGCTAAAAaggaattaaaaaatgatattgATTTTGTAAATAGTTTGAAGAAAACAGACATATTACATATTGACGATGTGAAACATGTGGAGGATATAACAGACGTGATAAATGGTTATGACGAAGAGGATAATgttaataatgataatgttaataatgataatgttaataataataaagaaatgaaATTGTTAGATGATATTACAAGTGCTGATACTAATATAAGTCCtaatgaatatttaaaaggTGATGTTAAggataaagaaaatatagaaGTAGGTAGTAAGacaaaaaagaagaaatcTCAAAGTAACAATACCAGTAGTAGTAAtattagtaataataatttagaTGTAGAGGGggataatgaaaaaaaaaaaaaaaaaaaagttattgaaaataatgTGAAAACTATAGATGAAGTGAACAATGAAAACATCCTACAATCatattgtaaaaatataaatgtttataactttgaaaataatatttatgaagattatataaatcctaagaatgatgatataaaagaagatgaagaattatatgaattaagtgaagatgaaaaaataaaagatattgaagttaataaaaaagaatggTGTAATTACAATACGTTATTagaattagaaaaaaataaaatgataaaagaaaaagaaataatcgaaacaaaaaaaaataaaccATTACATACTATAACACTACATAATAAGAAAGATAAAAAGtttgataaatattatgtagACAAAATACCATATccatatgataaaaatggatatgaaaaaactttaaatataaatattaataaagaaataaatgatttatCAGCATATAAACAATTAATAGCACCACAATATTCAAACAAAGTAGGAAATGTAATATCTCCTTTGATTAAAAACCCATTTGAGCTAgcaaatatatttactttaaaaaggaaaaaccaaaaatcaaaattgtag
- a CDS encoding filament assembling protein, putative: MFYNKENHNNNNKKKDPERFKKRDDTFSTYKENIKSFNNSHLSSCEEKKDNINNKCNINYFVYTSEFEDLYNKDKDFLGDINNTYHKQRKENLFYRNNSNLSENTEESSSNNFAASHNINIEEKNLNKKKKSTKDKKKNKELNNVYIKDKSELYKAHKLYNKSNQQYIKEQEKEIQEKEEVDLDLDIEAEETEITRQVYQKNIEFKENKKEQKEQKKEEEKEKEKETYSKLYNFSYELENNFFEKNMNNSLNLTRNNIMNFCDYNKMNKPFSEKVNKNYVKMNMNNASHVNSMDNINHAYNINKMNKFNNTSNINHMDNTNNINHTNNTNHTNNTNHTNNINHTNNINHMNNINHMNHMSDVNHVNNMSNVNNPHFNHQSTHLTNMKHLNNMNSMSSLNNVRNNNDFIFNDEEIFYNSKKINMDKGSNAKKTNLVYNSKKSSNIEYEKNENMLFNQGVKKALDINEKCINNNTKIKIKRLCEKIEGFEKEIKNEILQKKNVEKEKIYIIREAINKLEKNLNNEIKKRIEHNRNIQNIFSSEILKVQEKIENVVHDKVYEIENAIKVLNDKINTISSNIENEKVKCIQSLEKKNNNIAKEFATLQSNFQQEKIHNKEKENNICKKLEEIEKKSEAKIDTEKNIRDSKYQEIISYIEEIKREKKGKNENFQNFVLEEIATIKNGLIMESQAREAADDDIVQAVNHYTKALQDSLRLINSN; encoded by the exons atgttttataataaagagaatcataataataataataagaaaaaagatCCAGAGAGATTTAAGAAAAGGGACGATACTTTTTCGACATACAAAGAAAACATAAAGAGTTTCAACAATAGTCATTTGTCATCTTGTGAAGagaaaaaagataatataaataataaatgtaatataaattattttgtttatacTTCTGAATTTGAAGatctatataataaagataaagatTTTTTAGgagatataaataataccTATCATAAAcaaagaaaagaaaatttgttttataGAAACAATAGTAACCTTTCTGAAAACACTGAAGAGTCtagtagtaataattttgCAGCTTctcataatataaatatcgAGGAGAAAAATTTgaataagaagaaaaaatcaacaaaggataaaaaaaaaaataaggaaCTTAATAACGTATATATAAAGGATAAAAGTGAATTGTATAAGGCtcataaattatataataagagtaatcaacaatatataaaagaacaggaaaaagaaatacaAGAAAAGGAAGAAGTAGACCTAGACCTAGACATAGAGGCAGAAGAAACAGAAATAACACGACAAgtatatcaaaaaaatatagaatttaaagaaaataaaaaagaacaaaaggaacaaaaaaaagaagaagaaaaagaaaaagaaaaagaaacCTATTCAAAactatataatttttcatacgaattagaaaataacttttttgaaaaaaatatgaataattcTCTTAACCTTAcaagaaataatataatgaatttttgtgactataataaaatgaataaacCTTTTTCTgaaaaagtaaataaaaattatgttaaaatgaatatgaaTAATGCTAGTCATGTTAATAGTatggataatataaatcatgcatataacataaataagatgaataaatttaataatacgagtaatataaatcatatggataatacgaataatataaatcatacgaataatacaaatcatacgaataatacaaatcatacgaataatataaatcatacgaataatataaatcatatgaacaatataaatcatatgAATCATATGAGTGATGTAAACCatgtgaataatatgaGCAATGTTAATAACCCACATTTTAACCACCAATCTACACATCTTACGAACATGAAACATCTGAACAATATGAACAGTATGTCGAGCCTGAACAACGTGcgaaataataatgattttatttttaatgacgaagaaatattttataattctaaaaaaataaacatgGATAAAGGATCCAATGCTAAGAAGACAAATCttgtatataattcaaAGAAAAGCAGTAACATCGAATATGAAAAGAATgaaaatatgttatttaaTCAGGGCGTTAAAAAAGCTCTTGATATTAACGAGAAATGTATAAACAACAATACTAagataaagataaaaagATTATGTGAAAAAATTGAAGGAtttgaaaaagaaataaagaatgaaattttacaaaaaaaaaatgtagaaaaagaaaaaatttatataattagaGAAGCTATTAATAAACTTGAAAAAAATctaaataatgaaataaaaaaaagaatagaacataatagaaatattcaaaatatattttcatcagAAATTCTAAAAGTACaagaaaaaatagaaaatgTGGTACATGACAAAGTATATGAAATAGAAAATGCTATAAAAGTTTTAAATGACAAAATCAATACTATTAGTTCCaatatagaaaatgaaaaagttaaatgtatacaatctttagaaaaaaaaaataataatatagcAAAAGAATTTGCAACACTCCAATCCAACTTTCAGCAAGAAAAGATCCATAACAaggaaaaggaaaataatatttgtaaaaaGCTCGAagaaattgaaaaaaaaagcgAGGCAAAAATAGATACGGAGaag AATATAAGGGATAGCAAGTACCAAGAAATCATATCCTACatagaagaaataaaaCGAGAGAAGAAAGGGAAAAATGAGAACTTTCAAAATTTTGTACTAGAAGAAATAGcaacaataaaaaatggGTTGATTATGGAATCCCAAGCAAGAGAAGCAGCAGATGATGATATTGTACAAGCTGTAAATCATTATACAAAAGCGTTACAGGATTCGTTAAGACTAATAAATTCTAactaa
- a CDS encoding mitogen-activated protein kinase organizer 1, putative, producing NDLYVYLWDTLSNKILNRINVNDKINVIRLSTNEKLLFCSKNDAVNIYDFRERDFKKKNNPLQIFNEAKDWISDFIVDDFEVYTCSIDNILRIYDLRMGKLMSYDMKSSILSIDITNDKNYFCVNLIDNTIKLVEKNSGTVLGLYKGDINNKHKRNIKLDTKNKYIFSCSHKNEIVVYDIVRSNTINNTIFYENLEYEEDLDIYKNTYFQLNIGKPTYYLNVNKNILPENSYIDREKYKSILNKYKYYGKKKKDIDSSDKDFQNINNKLVCGDIDGNIHILQLYYT from the exons ggaatgatttatatgtttatttgtGGGATACGCTATCAAACAAGATATTGAACAGGATTAACGTAAATg acaaaataaatgtaataagATTAAGTACGAATGAAAAATTACTCTTCTGCAGTAAAAATGATGCCGTTAATATTTATGACTTTAGAGAAAGGgatttcaaaaaaaaaaataatccattacaaatatttaatGAAGCAAAAGATTGGATATCAGa TTTTATTGTTGACGATTTTGAAGTATACACGTGCAGCATCGATAATATACTTAGAATTTACGACTTAAGGATGGGGAAATTAATGAGTTATGATATGAAATCATCAATTTTAAGTATTGACATAACAAATGACaagaattatttttgtGTCAATTTGATAGACAATACTATAAAACTCGTGGAGAAAAATAGTg GAACCGTTCTAGGGTTATATAAAGgagatataaataacaaacataaaagaaatatcAAGTTGGATAccaaaaataaatatattttttcttgttcACATAAAAACGAAATAGTAGTTTACGATATTGTCAGAAGTAATACAATTAACAACACgattttttatgaaaatttaGAGTATGAAGAAGATCTTgacatttataaaaatactTATTTTCAATTAAATATAGGTAAACCAACCTACTATTTaaatgttaataaaaatattctcccagaaaattcatatatcgatagagaaaaatataaatctattttaaataaatacaaatactatggaaaaaaaaaaaaagatattgATTCTTCAGATAAAgattttcaaaatattaataataaattggTATGTGGTGACATAGATGGtaacatacatatattgCAGTTATATTACACGTAG